The Marinobacter szutsaonensis sequence CCCCCTGCTCAACGACCAGAACCCGCCGGTCACGCTGACTGCGCGAGGAGCGGGGTATGTCGAAGAAGCTGGCGAGATCGACCAGGGGGAGCAGGCGGCCGCGCACGTTGGCGGCGCCCAGCAAGAATGGCCGTACACCCGGAATGTGGGTGAAACGGGGAACGTGGAGAATTTCTGTCACTTCACCCATGGGGGCCACATAGTGCTCACCCGATAACACGAAGCCGATGCCGTTCCACAGCTCAACGGCTTCCTGTTGCTCCGGCAGGCCGGCGGCCATGGACCGGCTGCGCTGGGCGATATCCGTCAGAACGGCAAAAGGGGCGGCCTGGGCGGACATGCGTACTCCAAGGTTGTGAGGGTCAGGCGATCAGGCTGTTGATGGTCTTGATCAGGTCGTCTTCGTTCACCGGCTTTACCAGGTAACCCTTGGCGCCCTGGCGGGTGCCCCATACGCGGTCGGTTTCCTGATCTTTGGTGGTAACGATGACAACCGGGATGGAGGCAGTCTCGGGCGCACGGGTCAGCTGGCGGGTCGCCTGGAAGCCGTTCAGGCCAGGCATGACTACGTCCATCAGTACCAGATCCGGCGTTTCAGCGCGGGCCTTGGCAACACCATCCGCGCCGTTATCGGCGGTCAGGACTTCGTGCTTGTGCTTTTCCAGGATGGTGGAAATCTTCTTCACCTCGGTGGGGGAGTCATCAACAATCAGAATGCGGGCCATGGTTTCCTCGATGGTTCTTGATTTCAGCAGGTTTACTGTTCCGCCTGTGGTACGTACTGGCGGATGGTGTTTAGCAGCTCGTCCTTGCTGAACGGTTTGGTCAGATATTGGTCAGAGCCTACGATGCGACCTTTCGCTTTATCGAACAGTCCGTCCTTGCTGGAGAGCATGATAACCGGCGTCTTTTTGAAAGAGGAATTGTTCTTGATCAGTGCGCAGGTCTGGTAGCCATCCAGGCGCGGCATCATGATGTCCACGAAAATGATGTCCGGCTGGGAATCGGCAATCTTGGCCAGAGCGTCAAAGCCGTCAGTCGCGGTGATGACCTCACAGCCGACCTTCTTGAGGAGGGTTTCTGCGGTGCGACGAATCGTTTTGCTGTCGTCGATCACCATAATCTTCAGATTCTCGAAGTTGTCATCCATTGTCCAACTGCCTTGCGCTCAGCGACTATCTTTATTTTGGAACGGGGGTTTTAACACAAACCTCAAGGTTCTTCTATAAACCCCGCTCAGTTATAGAATATCGATGGCCATATAAAAAGTATTAGTTTGTGACTAAATGTACTTCTGCCCGCACAGTCACGTATCCCCTGAGGATATCTCCGGATGCATTCGCGGCTCGGGTACAATACCATCTGACGTCTCAGGATAGCATTTAACGCCCGGTTCGCTCTGCTGTCCGGTTCGTGTTTTTACTTCCCAGGAGCTGAAGAGACACTATGACAGTCCGACTCGGGATCGTGATGGATCCCATCGAAAACATCACGTTCAAGAAAGACAGTTCGCTCGCCATGTTGCTGGCCGCGCAGAAGCGGGGCTGGGAGATCGAATACATGGAGTTGCCGGACATGTACCTCGACGGTGGCCGGGCGATGGCCCACACCCGGGATCTGACTGTCCATATGGACCCGGAGAACTGGTTCAGCTTCGGTGGCAGTCAGGACCGGGCCCTGGGCGATCTGGACGTGATCCTGATGCGCAAGGATCCGCCGGTGGACCGGGAGTTCCTGATGGCTACCTACATCCTGGAAGCGGCGGAACTGCAGGGCGCCCTGGTGGTGAACCCCGCCGCTACGCTGCGGGACTGTAACGAGAAGCTGTTCGCCACCCAGTTCGAGGATCTGACGCCGCCGTTGCTGGTGAGCCGTTCGGCGCACCGGTTCCGGGAGTTCTATGCCGAGCACGGTGATATCATCATGAAGCCGGTGGACGGCATGGGTGGCCACTCGATCTTCCGGGTGCGGGAGAACGATTTCAATCTGGGCGTGATCATCGAGACCCTGACCAACTACGGCACCCACCAGGCCATGGCCCAGAAATTCATCCCCGAGATTGTCGATGGTGACAAACGGATCCTGCTGATCGAGGGCGAGCCGGTGCCCTATGCCCTTGCGCGGATTCCGTCCCAGGGCGAGAATCGCGGCAACCTCGCGGCCGGCGGCCGGGGTGAGGGCCGGGAGTTGACCGACCGTGACCGGGAAATCTGTGCCCGCGTCGCCCCTGCGATCAAGGAGAAGGGCCTGATGTTTGTCGGCCTCGACGTGATCGGCGACTATCTGACTGAAATCAATGTAACCAGCCCCACCTGCATCCGGGAACTGGATGCGGCCTACGGCATCGATATCGGCGGCATGCTGATGGATGCCATTGAAAAGCGCCTGAAGCAGGCGTAACCGACAGAATGGGGCGAGCAGTGCAGGACCAACGACAGGATCAGGAACAGGAACAGGAATGGCAGTTCAGGTAAGCGATTTTGACCGGTTTTCCTTCACCCTGTTCATGGCGCTGGCCGTGCACGCGATTATCGTGCTGGGCATCACCTTCGCGCCGGAGCCTCCGCGCTCGTCGGCCCAGACCATGGAAATCACCCTGTCCCAGTTTGAAGACGAGAAGGCCCCGGAGAAGGCTGATTTTCTGGCCCAGACCAATCAGCAGGGCAGTGGCACCGAAGACGAACCCCGGGAAATGACTACGCCCCAGCCGGCCGAGGTCAGCCAGCCGGAACCGGCACAGGTGCAGCCCGAGCCACCCTCCCGGCCGGAACCGGTGAAGCAGCAGGAACAGACGGTGGTGCAGACCACAGCACCCTCCAGCCGCAAGGTGGCCGAGCCGGAAGAGAAAGCCGAGCCGGAACCGCAACCGGTGGAGAAAAAGAAAAGCCTGATGGAGCGCAGCCTGGAAATCGCCAGCCTGGAAGCGCGGTTTGATGCCCAGCAACAGGCCTATGCCCGCAAGCCCCGGGTCATGCGGGTCACGTCTGCCTCGACCCTGCAGTCCACCAACGCCTGGTATGTCCAGAACTGGATCAGCAAGGTCACCCGCGTCGGGAATATCAATTACCCGACCGAGGCCCGCAGAGCGGGTATCTACGGCACGCTCCGGATGCTGGTATCGCTCAAGAAAGATGGCACAATCAAGGAAGTGGCCATCCTGCAGTCCTCGGGCAGCCGGGTGCTGGACGACGCCGCCATCCGCATCGTACGTATGGCATCCCCGTTCGCCCCGTTCCCGGAAGACATGCGAGAGGAAGTGGATGAGCTGGAAATCATACGAACCTGGTCTTTCCAACGGCGGGGGCTGACATCCGGATGACCGCAACCAGGAAATCTCCCAACAGTCTGCAGCACCACTTTCTGGTGGCTTCGCCCTGGCTGGCCGACCCCCGTTTCCACGGTGGTGTGATCTACATCTGTGAACATTCCGACGACGGAGCACTCGGGCTGATGATCAATCAGCCGCTGGACATCCATCTCGGTGAGATTCTGGAACAGCTGGACATGCATGGCTCCGAGCTGGACCTCCCGGTGTACAGTGGTGGGCCGGTTCAGCCCGAGCGTGGCTTCGTGCTGCACAGCCCCGCTACCACCTGGCAGAACACCGTCCAGGTGGCCGAAGACGTTCTGCTGACCACCTCCCGGGACATCCTGGCCGGCATCGGCCGTGGCGATGGTCCGGAAGAGTTCCTGGTAGCGCTGGGTTACTCCGGCTGGGGCGAGGGTCAGCTGGAGGAGGAGCTGGGCAGTAACTCCTGGCTGACCTGTCCGGCCAGTACCGATATCCTGTTCCGGACTCCGGCCCAGGACCGCTACCAGGCGGTACTCAAGCTGATCGGTATCGATCTGAACCAGCTGACCGAGTTTGGCGGCCATGCCTGAGGCGCGCAATCGCCGGGTGATGGCGTTCGATTTCGGCACCCGCCGGATCGGCGTGGCTACCGGGCAGGAGTTGCTGGGTACCGGTGAGCCGCTGGCGATGATTCCTGCCCGGGACGGGATCCCGGACTGGTCGGTGGTGGAGAAACTGCTGACGGAGTGGCGGCCGGACCTGGTGCTGGTGGGCTTGCCCCTGAACATGGACGACACCGAGAACGAGATGTGCGCCCGGGCCCGCAAGTTCGGCAACCGCATCCACGGCCGATTCCATTACCCCGTGGAGATGGTGGACGAACGGCTCACCAGTTTCGAGGCCAAGGGTGACGTCATGGCCCGCGGTGGCAGCCGGGATTTCGGCCGCCATGGTGTTGATGACCGCGCCGCGGTACTGATTCTGGAAACCTGGTTCCGGGAACAGGATAATAGCGCCGGCTGACCTTTCCGGCTGACCTGAAACACAGTGAGGACCTGATGACCGCACAGCTTGATATCAACCAGCTGCTGGATGAGCTGGAAACGGGATTGCGCCGGATCCTGGAGGAGCGCAATGTGACCGAGCCGGCGGTGATCGGTATCCGTACCGGCGGCGTCTGGCTGGCGGATGTGCTCAGCAAACGCCTGGGCATTGATCAGGCTTTCGGGGAGCTGGATATCTCCTTTTACCGGGACGACTTCAGCCGCATCGGCCTGAATCCGAAGGTGAAGCCCTCCAGCCTGCCGTTCGATACCGAGGGCCGGGACATTATCCTCATCGACGACGTCATCATGAGTGGCCGGACCATCCGTGCCGCCATGAACGAAATTTTCGACTACGGTCGTCCAGCCAGTATCATACTGGCCACCCTGATTGACCTCGGCGCCCGGGAACTGCCGATCCAGCCGGATGTGGCCGGACGGGTGCTGTCCCTGGATGCCCATCAGCGGGTCAAGCTCCGGGGCCCCGATCCCCTGCGCATCGAACTACAGGAAACCGGGCAGTAACCAGCGATTCCATACGGCAACACAGCAAACAGGCGACCCATGACCGCACACGACCCTTCCCCGCACCACTTGCAGCTGACCCGGGATGGTCAGTTGCGGCATTTCCTCACCCTCGACGGCCTCGACCGTGATTTGCTCACCGACATCCTGGATACCGCCGACTCGTTCATCGAAGTGGGGGAGCGGACCATCAAGAAGGTTCCTCTGCTGCGAGGACGAACGGTGGTCAACCTGTTCTTCGAGTCCAGTACCCGTACCCGAAGCACCTTCGAGCTTGCCGCCAAGCGCCTGTCGGCGGACGTGCTGAATCTGGATATCAGCACCTCGGCCACTTCCAAGGGCGAATCCCTGTCCGACACCCTGCTCAACCTTGAAGCCATGGCCAGCGACATGTTTGTGGTGCGCCACTCCCAGAGCGGGGCGCCGCATTTCATCGCCGAGAGCGTGACGCCGGGGGTTGCCATCATCAATGCCGGCGACGGCCGCCACGCTCACCCCACCCAGGCCATGCTCGACATGCTCACCATTCGCCAGCACAAGCAGCGGTTTGACGGCCTGAAAGTCGCCATTGTCGGTGATGTCCTGCATTCCCGGGTCGCCCGCTCCCAGATCCGGGCTCTGAATGTGCTCGGGGCGGAAGAGGTCCGGGTCATTGCCCCGGGAACCCTGCTGCCCAAGGATGTGGAGAGTCTCGGCTGTAAGGTCGAGTACGACATGGAAAAAGGCATGAAAGACCTGGATGTGGTGATCATGCTGCGGCTCCAGAAGGAGCGCATGGAGGGGGCCCTGCTGCCCAGCGAGCGGGAGTTCTACCGGCTGTATGGTCTCAATCGCGAGAAGCTGGCCCTGGCCCATCCGGAATGCATCGTGATGCATCCGGGGCCGATCAACCGGGGCGTGGAGATCGAGTCGGCGGTGGCCGATGGGCCTCAGTCGGTGATTCTCAACCAGGTCACCAACGGCATTGCGATCCGGATGGCGGTGATGTCCATGGCCATGGGCGGCCAGGTGGCAGAACGACAGCAGAAGGCAGAGAGGGCGAAGGCATGAGTCATACTAGCAACCAATCCTCGCCACTGCTGCTGATCACCGGTGGTCGACTGATCGATGGCCAGGGCCGGGAAATCGACAACGACGCCCTGCTGATTCGCGATGGCCGGATTGCCGCCACCGGTGCTCAGGCCCGCAGTGCCGATGTCGATGACACCATCAACGCCGACGGTTGGGTTATCGCCCCGGGCTTTGTCGATTTGTGCTGCAACCTGCGGGAACCGGGCAATGGCCAGAAGGGCAATATTGCGTCGGAAACCCGGGCCGCGGCTCACGGTGGCTTCACCACGGTTTGCGCCTCGCCGGAAACCTCGCCGGTCAACGATTCCGGCGCGGTCACCCACCTGATCCGGGACGTGGCGGCCAGCCGCTCCCCGATCCGGGTATTGCCCATTGGCGCCATTACCCGCGGGCTGGAGGGCGACCTGCTCAGCGATATGGCAGGCCTCAGGAATGCCGGCTGCGTCGCCGTGGGTAACGGCTCCCGGGGCGTGCGCA is a genomic window containing:
- a CDS encoding chemotaxis protein CheW, whose translation is MSAQAAPFAVLTDIAQRSRSMAAGLPEQQEAVELWNGIGFVLSGEHYVAPMGEVTEILHVPRFTHIPGVRPFLLGAANVRGRLLPLVDLASFFDIPRSSRSQRDRRVLVVEQGDVFSGLVVDSVLGMQYFATDSFREAPQGVPESVRPFVTGGYERNEEVWRVFSAADLVADEHFLDVAQW
- the pilH gene encoding twitching motility response regulator PilH translates to MARILIVDDSPTEVKKISTILEKHKHEVLTADNGADGVAKARAETPDLVLMDVVMPGLNGFQATRQLTRAPETASIPVVIVTTKDQETDRVWGTRQGAKGYLVKPVNEDDLIKTINSLIA
- the pilG gene encoding twitching motility response regulator PilG codes for the protein MDDNFENLKIMVIDDSKTIRRTAETLLKKVGCEVITATDGFDALAKIADSQPDIIFVDIMMPRLDGYQTCALIKNNSSFKKTPVIMLSSKDGLFDKAKGRIVGSDQYLTKPFSKDELLNTIRQYVPQAEQ
- the gshB gene encoding glutathione synthase gives rise to the protein MTVRLGIVMDPIENITFKKDSSLAMLLAAQKRGWEIEYMELPDMYLDGGRAMAHTRDLTVHMDPENWFSFGGSQDRALGDLDVILMRKDPPVDREFLMATYILEAAELQGALVVNPAATLRDCNEKLFATQFEDLTPPLLVSRSAHRFREFYAEHGDIIMKPVDGMGGHSIFRVRENDFNLGVIIETLTNYGTHQAMAQKFIPEIVDGDKRILLIEGEPVPYALARIPSQGENRGNLAAGGRGEGRELTDRDREICARVAPAIKEKGLMFVGLDVIGDYLTEINVTSPTCIRELDAAYGIDIGGMLMDAIEKRLKQA
- a CDS encoding energy transducer TonB produces the protein MAVQVSDFDRFSFTLFMALAVHAIIVLGITFAPEPPRSSAQTMEITLSQFEDEKAPEKADFLAQTNQQGSGTEDEPREMTTPQPAEVSQPEPAQVQPEPPSRPEPVKQQEQTVVQTTAPSSRKVAEPEEKAEPEPQPVEKKKSLMERSLEIASLEARFDAQQQAYARKPRVMRVTSASTLQSTNAWYVQNWISKVTRVGNINYPTEARRAGIYGTLRMLVSLKKDGTIKEVAILQSSGSRVLDDAAIRIVRMASPFAPFPEDMREEVDELEIIRTWSFQRRGLTSG
- a CDS encoding YqgE/AlgH family protein, producing MTATRKSPNSLQHHFLVASPWLADPRFHGGVIYICEHSDDGALGLMINQPLDIHLGEILEQLDMHGSELDLPVYSGGPVQPERGFVLHSPATTWQNTVQVAEDVLLTTSRDILAGIGRGDGPEEFLVALGYSGWGEGQLEEELGSNSWLTCPASTDILFRTPAQDRYQAVLKLIGIDLNQLTEFGGHA
- the ruvX gene encoding Holliday junction resolvase RuvX, with protein sequence MPEARNRRVMAFDFGTRRIGVATGQELLGTGEPLAMIPARDGIPDWSVVEKLLTEWRPDLVLVGLPLNMDDTENEMCARARKFGNRIHGRFHYPVEMVDERLTSFEAKGDVMARGGSRDFGRHGVDDRAAVLILETWFREQDNSAG
- the pyrR gene encoding bifunctional pyr operon transcriptional regulator/uracil phosphoribosyltransferase PyrR, translated to MTAQLDINQLLDELETGLRRILEERNVTEPAVIGIRTGGVWLADVLSKRLGIDQAFGELDISFYRDDFSRIGLNPKVKPSSLPFDTEGRDIILIDDVIMSGRTIRAAMNEIFDYGRPASIILATLIDLGARELPIQPDVAGRVLSLDAHQRVKLRGPDPLRIELQETGQ
- a CDS encoding aspartate carbamoyltransferase catalytic subunit → MTAHDPSPHHLQLTRDGQLRHFLTLDGLDRDLLTDILDTADSFIEVGERTIKKVPLLRGRTVVNLFFESSTRTRSTFELAAKRLSADVLNLDISTSATSKGESLSDTLLNLEAMASDMFVVRHSQSGAPHFIAESVTPGVAIINAGDGRHAHPTQAMLDMLTIRQHKQRFDGLKVAIVGDVLHSRVARSQIRALNVLGAEEVRVIAPGTLLPKDVESLGCKVEYDMEKGMKDLDVVIMLRLQKERMEGALLPSEREFYRLYGLNREKLALAHPECIVMHPGPINRGVEIESAVADGPQSVILNQVTNGIAIRMAVMSMAMGGQVAERQQKAERAKA